A segment of the Fusarium oxysporum f. sp. lycopersici 4287 chromosome 4, whole genome shotgun sequence genome:
GGCCATGACCCGGAGCATGTTCATATAAACGTTCTGTTGTCAATGTTAAGTAAGCATGTAGTGTACCATAGCTATAAAACGCCATTGGTTACGAGCTTAACGGTTTTCACCGTTATTGAAACTTAGATAACATAGGCAGACTGATCTATAGAAAGTTGGGGACGATGGACATGGCCGAGATATTGATAGGCCTGCAAAACTGAAATGAACATAAAAGAGTGATTGGgtaagatattaaatattatttcttcATCGGCAAACCAATGCGCAGAATATCATACCGTTCCGGAGTACGAATGCCTGGGAGTTCCGCGGAACTCCGACCTACCCGGAACTCCAGTCAACTCCGCCAAGCGAAAGGATTCACTGATGATATTGTAGCTCATACCAGGAAAGCCATAGAATTGTATTGATATAAATAATGCAAGAGTCACTCTGTAATTATGATAATTCTCTCTATCCAAGTTCATTAGCAACCTTGGCGTGATAGTATATGATCCTCCGAAGCTATCACGGCAGCTCACGACTTACACCATCAACATGACGGGAACAATCATCATAACCGGTGCCAATGGCTCTCTCGCCCTTGCTTACATATCGCACCTCATAAAGATCCACCCATCATATACCATCCTCGCAACAGTCCGCGATGCATCTCCCTCCGACCCCAACACCGCCCAACTCTCATCCCTCCTCTCATCACACCCCAAATCCTCCATCGAAGCTCTCGACCTCTGTCTTCTCTCCAACGTAAGAGGCTTCTCTGAAAACACAGCAAAGCGTGTAGCTACTGGAGAAATACCACCTATAAAAGCTATCATCTGCAACGCTTTCACCATGTCTGTGTCAGAGCAGGTTTATACTCCCGATGGTTTTGAAAGAACATTTCAGGTTAATCATTTATCTCATTTTGTATTTGTGCTAAAGTTGATTGGGAGGATGGCGAGTGATGGGAGAATCGTGATGCTTGGTTCGGATACGCACTATACAACTCGTTCGCATCCGCTGTTTAGACAACGACCTGGTATTCCAGAGGATACTGAGCTTTTAGTCAAGCCGTTGCCTGATAAGAAAGGGAAGGAGTATGATGGAGGATTTCATCGGTATGGAAACTCGAAGTTGGCGAATATCATGTTCATGCACGACCTCAACGCCAAGCTCGAGAAGGTAAGCCTATGCCACtgtctcaacatcatcaagctgaCATATTAGAACCCCAAACTCTCTGGCATTACAGCTATAGCAATGGACCCTGGCGGCATGGTCGATTCCCGTGCGCACAGGATTCAGACGCCGTTTATGCGGTTTGCCTTTAGTCTTGTACTTATATCACTCCCTGTTCTTCGCCACTTCACCGATACTATGAGATCAGCGGCACAATCAGGTCGAGAGCTAGTTGAGTTGAGCGTTGGTGAGAGATTCAAGGGCGCGAAAGGATATTTCATGGGTGCCAGgcgagaggaagaggatattGCATGTAAGGATGTCCATAAGAGGGAGCTGTTGTGGAATGCTTGCTGGAAGTGGGCTGggatgaaggaggaagaaactGTTTTGTTCTGATGACGTTAAGGTTTGGGGTTTGTATGGCTGGGGGTCTGTATAAGGCATCAAGAGGGTGATGTCTTTCTGCTATAGTGCTGCAAGACCAGAAGGAAGATATGATCAGCGGCAAATAAATTGCATGGAAGAACGAACACAGACGAAGCAATGGCCGATGGATGGAAGCAAGAGCTACACTACAGATTGAAGGCAGCAAATACTGTCATAAGTATGATCATAAAATATCGAGTCTCAATTTCTATATTCAAGTCTACAGGACCCATGTACACCTAATCACCAAACATACCGAAACAGAAAACGCCCTCTAAGAGCCATGAATGAACGCCATAGCGCTTTAGTACAACTGCAATCTGTTAGTATCACACCTTCAGCAGTAATTAAGTCACCTTACCCAGTTGAGCAGCCACATCACTCCAAGGATGGCTGCAACGCGCATGTGAAGGCCAGTCGTAACAGACTTGGCAAAGTCTTTTGCGCGGTCCAAGTGGACGTTGTTGAGCATGGGCATGTTCTCCCATACAGGCTCAACAATCTTCAGCTcgccctcatcttcatcatcttccacaaTCTCTGGCATGCCTTGCTTTGGCTTAGCCTCACCGAGAATGAGTTTGACAATCTTGCCGGATGCTTCGGCGACCAGGTGGCTGacccagaagaagatggggACAATGACTGCGAGATCTCGCCATCGGTCATTGAGGAGACTGGCATCGCCCTTGAAGATATCCAAGAGTAGGACGCCCTTCGTGTCAGCGGCCAGGAAGACGTGGAACTGCAGGATGAATGTCTCGAGAGAGCATCGACCGAGCCACGCCGCGGCGGTAGAGTAGTAGTTCCTCATGGTAGCAGTAGCGTTTCGGAGAGCGATGAAGGCAAGAATAGGCACCGCCGCAATGACCGGGTGCATCATGATATAGGCCTTTCTGTCGCCAATGTATGTGCAGAGGTAAGCATAGCCAAGGATTGACAGGGCGGAAGGAATGATGGCAGCTTTGTAGTTGGTGTACCAAGCAGAATCACGCTCGAGTCGCTGTTGCGCGACACCAGCAAGCATGCCCACAAACACAATGGCTCCATCAAGGGTGACTCTGAACATCCACTCGTCGAGGTTCCACTTGATGCGGAAGACGACATCGAGGATTGCGAAAGCCCATTGGGTGAGTGGGGTGAAGTTGAGAATGACTGTAACGATGATGAAAGACACAAAGATCTTGCTCGTGACGATCTTGACACTATCGTTGAAGCCGGAGCAGATAGCCATGGTGGCATAGACGACCATGAACCAGAAGCTGACAAGAGGCGCAAAGTAGTAAAACATGTAGTCAGTTCCCATGACGTAAGGAAGGGCACAGCTCAAGATGTTCAGGCGCAGCATGACACTTGCAATGCGACGGAATGAAAAGTCCTTCTTGGAGAGGAAGTAGATGGTATGTCCGTATCCAGTCTGGAACAGGTAGGCAGCGACAAGCAATCGGATGAAGATGTAGATGGGAAGATCACGAATTGCACCAGTCCAGTGGTAAACAAGAATGGCAGCCTGCATCCAACCCTTCCACTCTTCAGTCTGATCTCTTGAGAGGGCAGACCAGAGTGTCACGAAGACTACAAGCAGCCCCGCGATTGCGATTGATGGACGAACATCACCAAAAACATCGCGCaaacgatgaagaagagaagctgcagccatgatggtgCTGCCAAGAACAGTCTTCAACAATTACCGGTGCTTATATCGCCGAGCGCTGAAGCTGTTGGTTCACCCTTGGAGAACAGATGGGTACGGTCGGCAGCGAAACAGTAGAGAAGAGAGACAGCAAACATGCCAACCTTCATGTCGAGCCACTTGATCTCAATGGATGAAACAAGAGTGATGCCCTCGTAGCAGATGCACGCAATGACGTAGAGAGTAGCGAGGCCGAGAATGGCAATCTGAACCCATGGCCGCGAGCCGTAATCTGTGCAGCAGGTTCGAGTGTAGGGATATCCGTTCATTCGATCAAGCTTGGCGTTGCATCGGGCATTGAGCAGAATGTTGGCTTTGATCTCAGCGACGGTGTCAATGACGTGAA
Coding sequences within it:
- a CDS encoding hypothetical protein (At least one base has a quality score < 10) produces the protein MSEPSRPMGFAARFLPIVFCLVLLGSLAFHNVYPSDDPYRCRALLGESERNGSWIHAPDEKGARKPFTNWQPDGCMLHHYTAQDIKDCMGDRHLVFSGDSTTRQIYWGTARLLDRKRAIKSRKKAKPHQSYNTTFNGVRMLHIWNPFYHTQPGHPLREQLERISEDKHKHSQVKESAEEKAKRKEKHHGSDPGLIMLGAGAWFAGNWFANESDKRFAEALDNITDILHFGDLTKFGTGPMDPVEGIGNEVFLAPVAPPYYNELPEYRTGPKGIHKGEVENIDKVMYSQEEEHNLRLLRAFPQLSLNQPEAIVDRTQTGFHVIDTVAEIKANILLNARCNAKLDRMNGYPYTRTCCTDYGSRPWVQIAILGLATLYVIACICYEGITLVSSIEIKWLDMKVGMFAVSLLYCFAADRTHLFSKGEPTASALGDISTVFVTLWSALSRDQTEEWKGWMQAAILVYHWTGAIRDLPIYIFIRLLVAAYLFQTGYGHTIYFLSKKDFSFRRIASVMLRLNILSCALPYVMGTDYMFYYFAPLVSFWFMVVYATMAICSGFNDSVKIVTSKIFVSFIIVTVILNFTPLTQWAFAILDVVFRIKWNLDEWMFRVTLDGAIVFVGMLAGVAQQRLERDSAWYTNYKAAIIPSALSILGYAYLCTYIGDRKAYIMMHPVIAAVPILAFIALRNATATMRNYYSTAAAWLGRCSLETFILQFHVFLAADTKGVLLLDIFKGDASLLNDRWRDLAVIVPIFFWVSHLVAEASGKIVKLILGEAKPKQGMPEIVEDDEDEGELKIVEPVWENMPMLNNVHLDRAKDFAKSVTTGLHMRVAAILGVMWLLNWVR